A stretch of DNA from Pseudomonadota bacterium:
TCCGAAGGACTGCGCCAACAGATTTACAGTCTGCCCCCTTTGGCCGCTCGGGAACCTCTCCATGAGCTGGTGATGGGACTCGAACCCGCAACCTGCTGATTACAAATCAGCTGCTCTGCCGATTGAGCTACACCAGCCGAAATGATAATTATAATATAAGATGGTAATAAAAGCAATATTTGATAAAATATTTTTCTTTATATGTCAACATTATTTATAACAATCCGTACCATCTCACATACAGGAAAAACCTTTGTATTACGTGCGACATTCATTTAGAATTGCCAGGTATGTATAAGCTGGCTATAGAAGGCAGGATAAGAAAACAGAAATCTAATTCACTTTAATATTGACAAACCCATTAAAATGTTGTTTGTTTTCAGCCTTTTAATATTTTAAGGAGGTGGTGCCGTTATGGTATGCGAAACAATGAAACGAGGGATTGGATGTATATTCATGAAGAAAACTGGATGTTCTTACAACGGTGGAAAATGTTATCCCACTGTAGAAAATTGCGATGGCTGTTCAAGGGTATTGGAGTTCGAAACGGGATTGTATTGTGCAACTTTCCCATATCCAGCACAAAAATGGCAAAAGGGTACCTGCCCTATGTCATCACATGTGAAAAAGGCTCAAAAAGTGGAGGAACAGAAGATCAATCCACTTAAAGCCTCAAAGAGAAATGCTGGAAAAAGGTAACATTTACCGTAAAACTACCTTTAAAATCAGTGAATAGTATATAATGAATGGTGAATAGCCTCTAAAATCCCTTATGCTACATTTTTTTACTATGTCTCAATATGCTGTTCACTATTCACTGCATTTAACATTTGACTTTAGTGGGGATAAATGATAAAAAGGATTAAAATTTTCTTGGAGGATTGGTTTGAAGAAGAATAGATCAGCAATAAAAAAAGCAAAACAGGCTGAAGCAAAAAGATTGAGAAATTCACACGTAAATTCAACTATGAAAACCAACATAAAGAAAATAACATCAGCAATGGAAGACAAAGATAAAGAACATTTAAACGAGGTTTTTAAGAAGGCAGTATCCTATATAAACAAAGCAGAATCAAAGGGTGTCATTCACAAGAATAATGCAGCAAGAAAGATATCAAGACTGTCAAAAAAGGTTCATAGTACTTTGCAAACCAAGGGATAATTTAGTAATCAACAAGTAAAAAAGAAGAGAATCGTCTTGCCAGCCTTCCTGAAATCCTTCTCATGGCCTCCCTTTTATTGTAATCTTCATAGGCCAGATTATCCACCCTGTATG
This window harbors:
- a CDS encoding PxxKW family cysteine-rich protein — protein: MVCETMKRGIGCIFMKKTGCSYNGGKCYPTVENCDGCSRVLEFETGLYCATFPYPAQKWQKGTCPMSSHVKKAQKVEEQKINPLKASKRNAGKR
- the rpsT gene encoding 30S ribosomal protein S20, which encodes MKKNRSAIKKAKQAEAKRLRNSHVNSTMKTNIKKITSAMEDKDKEHLNEVFKKAVSYINKAESKGVIHKNNAARKISRLSKKVHSTLQTKG